One region of Gossypium raimondii isolate GPD5lz chromosome 6, ASM2569854v1, whole genome shotgun sequence genomic DNA includes:
- the LOC105772618 gene encoding CBL-interacting serine/threonine-protein kinase 23 isoform X2, whose translation MANRTSAASKTRVGKYELGRTLGEGSFAKVKFAKNIEAGENVAIKIVDKEKVLKHKMIGQIKREISTMKLIRHPNVIRMYEVMASKTKIYIVLEFVTGGELFNKIASRGRFKEDEARKYFQQLIHAVDYCHSRGVYHRDLKPENLLLDANGVLKVSDFGLSALPQQVGDDGLLHTTCGTPNYVAPEVINNKGYHGAKADLWSCGVILFVLMAGYLPFEHPNLMGLYKKIFKADFDCPPWFSSSAKKLIKRILDPNPLTRITVAEIIENEWFKKGYIPPRFERADVSLDDVDAIFNESRDSRNLVEQCEEGSVVPATMNAFELISTSQGLNLSSLFEKQMGLIKRETRFTSKCPANEIISKIEKTAMPMGFGVKKNNYKMKLLGEKTGRKGHLAVTTEIFQVAPSLFMVELRKSEGDTLEFHKFYNNLSTGLKDIVWTTTDRRKVEEKDGCAAGSSPPNDGHSQSQCAIR comes from the exons ATGGCGAATCGCACTAGTGCAGCGAGCAAGACACGTGTGGGGAAGTACGAGCTAGGGAGGACGTTGGGAGAAGGATCATTCGCAAAGGTGAAATTTGCGAAGAATATCGAGGCGGGAGAAAATGTAGCAATCAAAATTGTTGATAAAGAGAAAGTTTTGAAGCATAAGATGATCGGTCAG ATTAAACGTGAAATCTCAACAATGAAACTCATCAGACACCCAAATGTCATCCGTATGTATGAG GTGATGGCTAGCAAGACAAAGATATACATTGTTCTGGAATTTGTAACTGGTGGTGAACTTTTTAACAAAATT GCTAGCAGAGGGAGGTTTAAGGAAGACGAAGCTAGAAAGTACTTTCAGCAGCTTATTCATGCCGTGGATTATTGCCATAGCAGAGGTGTTTACCATCGTGACCTGAAG CCAGAAAATTTGCTGCTGGATGCAAATGGAGTTCTTAAAGTTTCAGATTTTGGTTTGAGTGCTTTACCTCAGCAAGTTGGA GATGACGGGTTACTTCATACAACATGCGGAACACCAAATTATGTTGCTCCAGAG GTGATCAACAATAAAGGCTATCATGGAGCTAAGGCAGATCTTTGGTCATGTGGTGTGATACTCTTTGTCTTAATGGCTGGCTACTTGCCTTTTGAGCACCCCAATTTAATGGGTTTATATAAAAAG ATATTTAAGGCTGACTTCGATTGTCCTCCATGGTTCTCCTCAAGTGCAAAGAAATTAATCAAGAGAATCCTAGATCCTAATCCATTAACA AGGATAACAGTTGCTGAGATTATTGAGAATGAGTGGTTTAAGAAAGGATATATCCCACCTAGGTTTGAGCGTGCTGATGTTAGTCTTGATGATGTGGATGCCATTTTCAACGAATCAAGG GATTCTCGGAACCTTGTTGAACAGTGTGAAGAAGGGTCTGTCGTACCTGCTACTATGAATGCATTTGAACTTATCTCAACATCGCAGGGTCTCAACCTCAGTAGTCTGTTTGAGAAGCAAATG GGACTTATTAAacgggaaacaagattcacatcAAAATGTCCTGCTAATGAGATAAtctcaaaaatagaaaaaactgCAATGCCCATGGGTTTTGGTGTGAAGAAAAATAACTACAAG ATGAAGCTTCTAGGAGAAAAAACTGGACGTAAGGGTCATTTGGCTGTTACAACAGAG attTTTCAGGTGGCTCCTTCCCTTTTCATGGTTGAACTTCGAAAGTCTGAAGGGGATACCCTGGAATTTCACAAG TTCTATAATAATCTCTCTACTGGGCTAAAAGATATTGTTTGGACAACTACAGACAGACGAAAAGTGGAAGAAAAGGATG GGTGTGCTGCTGGGTCTTCTCCACCCAATGACGGGCATTCCCAGTCGCAATGCGCTATCCGTTGA
- the LOC105772618 gene encoding CBL-interacting serine/threonine-protein kinase 23 isoform X1: MANRTSAASKTRVGKYELGRTLGEGSFAKVKFAKNIEAGENVAIKIVDKEKVLKHKMIGQIKREISTMKLIRHPNVIRMYEVMASKTKIYIVLEFVTGGELFNKIASRGRFKEDEARKYFQQLIHAVDYCHSRGVYHRDLKPENLLLDANGVLKVSDFGLSALPQQVGDDGLLHTTCGTPNYVAPEVINNKGYHGAKADLWSCGVILFVLMAGYLPFEHPNLMGLYKKIFKADFDCPPWFSSSAKKLIKRILDPNPLTRITVAEIIENEWFKKGYIPPRFERADVSLDDVDAIFNESRDSRNLVEQCEEGSVVPATMNAFELISTSQGLNLSSLFEKQMGLIKRETRFTSKCPANEIISKIEKTAMPMGFGVKKNNYKMKLLGEKTGRKGHLAVTTEIFQVAPSLFMVELRKSEGDTLEFHKFYNNLSTGLKDIVWTTTDRRKVEEKDVIAGCAAGSSPPNDGHSQSQCAIR, from the exons ATGGCGAATCGCACTAGTGCAGCGAGCAAGACACGTGTGGGGAAGTACGAGCTAGGGAGGACGTTGGGAGAAGGATCATTCGCAAAGGTGAAATTTGCGAAGAATATCGAGGCGGGAGAAAATGTAGCAATCAAAATTGTTGATAAAGAGAAAGTTTTGAAGCATAAGATGATCGGTCAG ATTAAACGTGAAATCTCAACAATGAAACTCATCAGACACCCAAATGTCATCCGTATGTATGAG GTGATGGCTAGCAAGACAAAGATATACATTGTTCTGGAATTTGTAACTGGTGGTGAACTTTTTAACAAAATT GCTAGCAGAGGGAGGTTTAAGGAAGACGAAGCTAGAAAGTACTTTCAGCAGCTTATTCATGCCGTGGATTATTGCCATAGCAGAGGTGTTTACCATCGTGACCTGAAG CCAGAAAATTTGCTGCTGGATGCAAATGGAGTTCTTAAAGTTTCAGATTTTGGTTTGAGTGCTTTACCTCAGCAAGTTGGA GATGACGGGTTACTTCATACAACATGCGGAACACCAAATTATGTTGCTCCAGAG GTGATCAACAATAAAGGCTATCATGGAGCTAAGGCAGATCTTTGGTCATGTGGTGTGATACTCTTTGTCTTAATGGCTGGCTACTTGCCTTTTGAGCACCCCAATTTAATGGGTTTATATAAAAAG ATATTTAAGGCTGACTTCGATTGTCCTCCATGGTTCTCCTCAAGTGCAAAGAAATTAATCAAGAGAATCCTAGATCCTAATCCATTAACA AGGATAACAGTTGCTGAGATTATTGAGAATGAGTGGTTTAAGAAAGGATATATCCCACCTAGGTTTGAGCGTGCTGATGTTAGTCTTGATGATGTGGATGCCATTTTCAACGAATCAAGG GATTCTCGGAACCTTGTTGAACAGTGTGAAGAAGGGTCTGTCGTACCTGCTACTATGAATGCATTTGAACTTATCTCAACATCGCAGGGTCTCAACCTCAGTAGTCTGTTTGAGAAGCAAATG GGACTTATTAAacgggaaacaagattcacatcAAAATGTCCTGCTAATGAGATAAtctcaaaaatagaaaaaactgCAATGCCCATGGGTTTTGGTGTGAAGAAAAATAACTACAAG ATGAAGCTTCTAGGAGAAAAAACTGGACGTAAGGGTCATTTGGCTGTTACAACAGAG attTTTCAGGTGGCTCCTTCCCTTTTCATGGTTGAACTTCGAAAGTCTGAAGGGGATACCCTGGAATTTCACAAG TTCTATAATAATCTCTCTACTGGGCTAAAAGATATTGTTTGGACAACTACAGACAGACGAAAAGTGGAAGAAAAGGATG TTATTGCAGGGTGTGCTGCTGGGTCTTCTCCACCCAATGACGGGCATTCCCAGTCGCAATGCGCTATCCGTTGA
- the LOC105772618 gene encoding CBL-interacting serine/threonine-protein kinase 23 isoform X3: MANRTSAASKTRVGKYELGRTLGEGSFAKVKFAKNIEAGENVAIKIVDKEKVLKHKMIGQIKREISTMKLIRHPNVIRMYEVMASKTKIYIVLEFVTGGELFNKIASRGRFKEDEARKYFQQLIHAVDYCHSRGVYHRDLKPENLLLDANGVLKVSDFGLSALPQQVGDDGLLHTTCGTPNYVAPEVINNKGYHGAKADLWSCGVILFVLMAGYLPFEHPNLMGLYKKIFKADFDCPPWFSSSAKKLIKRILDPNPLTRITVAEIIENEWFKKGYIPPRFERADVSLDDVDAIFNESRDSRNLVEQCEEGSVVPATMNAFELISTSQGLNLSSLFEKQMMKLLGEKTGRKGHLAVTTEIFQVAPSLFMVELRKSEGDTLEFHKFYNNLSTGLKDIVWTTTDRRKVEEKDVIAGCAAGSSPPNDGHSQSQCAIR; this comes from the exons ATGGCGAATCGCACTAGTGCAGCGAGCAAGACACGTGTGGGGAAGTACGAGCTAGGGAGGACGTTGGGAGAAGGATCATTCGCAAAGGTGAAATTTGCGAAGAATATCGAGGCGGGAGAAAATGTAGCAATCAAAATTGTTGATAAAGAGAAAGTTTTGAAGCATAAGATGATCGGTCAG ATTAAACGTGAAATCTCAACAATGAAACTCATCAGACACCCAAATGTCATCCGTATGTATGAG GTGATGGCTAGCAAGACAAAGATATACATTGTTCTGGAATTTGTAACTGGTGGTGAACTTTTTAACAAAATT GCTAGCAGAGGGAGGTTTAAGGAAGACGAAGCTAGAAAGTACTTTCAGCAGCTTATTCATGCCGTGGATTATTGCCATAGCAGAGGTGTTTACCATCGTGACCTGAAG CCAGAAAATTTGCTGCTGGATGCAAATGGAGTTCTTAAAGTTTCAGATTTTGGTTTGAGTGCTTTACCTCAGCAAGTTGGA GATGACGGGTTACTTCATACAACATGCGGAACACCAAATTATGTTGCTCCAGAG GTGATCAACAATAAAGGCTATCATGGAGCTAAGGCAGATCTTTGGTCATGTGGTGTGATACTCTTTGTCTTAATGGCTGGCTACTTGCCTTTTGAGCACCCCAATTTAATGGGTTTATATAAAAAG ATATTTAAGGCTGACTTCGATTGTCCTCCATGGTTCTCCTCAAGTGCAAAGAAATTAATCAAGAGAATCCTAGATCCTAATCCATTAACA AGGATAACAGTTGCTGAGATTATTGAGAATGAGTGGTTTAAGAAAGGATATATCCCACCTAGGTTTGAGCGTGCTGATGTTAGTCTTGATGATGTGGATGCCATTTTCAACGAATCAAGG GATTCTCGGAACCTTGTTGAACAGTGTGAAGAAGGGTCTGTCGTACCTGCTACTATGAATGCATTTGAACTTATCTCAACATCGCAGGGTCTCAACCTCAGTAGTCTGTTTGAGAAGCAAATG ATGAAGCTTCTAGGAGAAAAAACTGGACGTAAGGGTCATTTGGCTGTTACAACAGAG attTTTCAGGTGGCTCCTTCCCTTTTCATGGTTGAACTTCGAAAGTCTGAAGGGGATACCCTGGAATTTCACAAG TTCTATAATAATCTCTCTACTGGGCTAAAAGATATTGTTTGGACAACTACAGACAGACGAAAAGTGGAAGAAAAGGATG TTATTGCAGGGTGTGCTGCTGGGTCTTCTCCACCCAATGACGGGCATTCCCAGTCGCAATGCGCTATCCGTTGA